One stretch of Flavobacterium sp. 9 DNA includes these proteins:
- the aroC gene encoding chorismate synthase — protein MAGNSYGTLYKVTTFGESHGEALGGIIDGCPSGIELDLEAIEVEMSRRKPGQSAIVTQRKEPDAVQFLSGIFEGKTTGTPIGFIIPNTNQKSDDYSHIKDNYRPSHADYVYDQKYGFRDYRGGGRSSARETASRVVAGAIAKQMLPEIKINAYVSSVGPIHLDTPYQDLDFSKIESNPVRCPDEKSAAIMEEYIRDIRKQGDTVGGIVSCVIQNVPVGLGEPVFDKLHAELGKAMLSINAVKGFEYGSGFSGSEMKGSEHNDLYNSDGTTKTNLSGGIQGGISNGMDIYFRVAFKPVATIMQTQDSLDNKGNITPMTGKGRHDPCVVPRAVPIVEAMAAIVLADFYLINKTY, from the coding sequence ATGGCAGGAAATAGCTACGGCACCCTATATAAAGTTACTACATTTGGTGAATCTCATGGTGAAGCTTTAGGAGGAATTATTGATGGATGTCCATCAGGAATCGAACTTGATCTGGAAGCAATTGAAGTTGAAATGTCCAGAAGAAAACCAGGACAATCAGCAATTGTAACACAACGTAAAGAACCGGATGCAGTTCAGTTTTTATCAGGTATTTTTGAAGGTAAAACTACTGGGACTCCAATTGGTTTTATTATTCCGAATACCAATCAAAAATCAGATGATTACTCCCATATAAAAGATAATTACAGACCAAGTCACGCTGATTATGTATACGACCAAAAATATGGTTTTCGTGATTATCGCGGTGGCGGAAGAAGTTCTGCAAGAGAAACAGCAAGTAGAGTAGTAGCTGGTGCAATTGCAAAACAAATGTTGCCGGAGATTAAGATTAATGCTTACGTTTCTTCAGTTGGTCCAATTCATTTGGATACTCCATACCAAGACTTAGATTTTTCTAAAATAGAAAGTAATCCTGTTCGTTGTCCTGATGAAAAATCGGCTGCGATTATGGAAGAATATATTCGTGATATCCGTAAACAAGGTGATACTGTTGGCGGAATTGTTTCTTGCGTAATTCAAAATGTTCCGGTTGGTTTAGGCGAGCCTGTTTTTGATAAATTACATGCTGAATTAGGAAAAGCAATGCTTTCGATTAATGCTGTAAAAGGTTTTGAATACGGAAGCGGATTTTCTGGTTCTGAAATGAAAGGAAGCGAACACAACGATTTATACAATTCTGACGGAACTACAAAAACAAATCTTTCAGGAGGAATTCAAGGTGGAATAAGCAACGGAATGGATATCTATTTTAGAGTAGCTTTCAAACCTGTTGCGACTATCATGCAAACTCAGGATTCATTAGATAATAAAGGAAATATTACACCAATGACTGGTAAAGGCCGTCATGATCCGTGTGTTGTACCTCGTGCAGTGCCAATTGTAGAAGCAATGGCTGCGATTGTTTTGGCTGATTTTTATTTAATCAACAAAACATATTAA
- a CDS encoding UDP-2,3-diacylglucosamine diphosphatase, producing the protein MKKRNVELVILSDVHLGTYGSHAKELNNYLSSIKPKTLVLNGDIIDAWQFRKSYFPKAHLRVIQRIIGMASKGTKVYYITGNHDEILRKFSDMNMGNFALVDKLVLELDDKKAWIFHGDVFDASVQHSKWIAKLGGLGYDYLILTNRFANWCLAKLGREPYSFSKKIKASVKKAVKFISDFETTATDLAIEKNYDYVICGHIHEPKIITKENKHGSTLYLNSGDWVENLTALEYHKKRWKLYSYAESNFTEEENLFEMEDILSSQLISSIILNK; encoded by the coding sequence TTGAAAAAACGAAATGTTGAATTGGTCATCCTGTCAGATGTCCATTTGGGAACTTACGGAAGTCACGCTAAAGAACTAAATAACTATCTATCAAGCATTAAACCAAAAACATTAGTCTTAAACGGCGACATAATTGATGCTTGGCAATTTAGAAAATCATATTTCCCAAAAGCACATTTAAGAGTCATTCAACGCATAATTGGGATGGCATCTAAGGGAACAAAAGTGTATTATATTACTGGAAACCACGACGAAATTCTTCGAAAATTCAGTGATATGAATATGGGAAATTTTGCTTTGGTCGATAAATTAGTTTTAGAACTTGACGATAAAAAAGCGTGGATTTTTCACGGAGACGTTTTTGACGCTTCAGTTCAGCACTCTAAATGGATTGCAAAACTTGGCGGTTTAGGTTACGATTATTTGATTCTTACCAATCGTTTTGCAAATTGGTGTTTGGCAAAACTTGGAAGAGAACCTTACTCGTTTTCTAAAAAAATTAAAGCCAGTGTAAAGAAAGCTGTAAAATTCATATCAGATTTCGAAACTACTGCAACAGATCTTGCTATCGAAAAAAACTATGATTATGTAATTTGCGGACACATTCACGAACCAAAAATCATTACCAAAGAAAACAAACACGGTTCTACTTTATATCTAAATTCAGGTGATTGGGTTGAAAATCTAACGGCTTTAGAATACCACAAAAAGAGATGGAAATTGTATTCTTATGCTGAAAGTAATTTCACAGAAGAAGAGAATCTTTTTGAGATGGAAGACATTTTGAGCTCTCAGTTAATTTCGTCTATTATTCTAAACAAATAG
- a CDS encoding protease complex subunit PrcB family protein: MKKVISVLAVFAMISCGVKKTTDSKVLYEVLTEQSDGGGNIKFFEILTEPNEIKMLENDPLLADKMKQTDISNSNYVILNMGEKNTGGYSIGVEKVEETDKNIIITVKENNPAADAMVMQVITYPYTVVKIHSKKDIIIK, translated from the coding sequence ATGAAAAAAGTAATTTCGGTTTTGGCAGTTTTTGCTATGATTTCTTGTGGAGTAAAAAAGACAACAGATTCAAAAGTTTTATACGAAGTTCTAACGGAACAATCTGATGGCGGGGGAAATATCAAATTTTTTGAAATTTTGACAGAACCTAACGAAATCAAAATGTTAGAAAACGATCCGCTTTTGGCTGATAAAATGAAACAGACTGATATTAGTAATTCAAATTATGTAATCCTGAATATGGGAGAAAAAAATACTGGTGGATATTCTATTGGTGTCGAAAAAGTTGAAGAAACTGATAAGAATATTATCATTACAGTAAAAGAAAATAATCCTGCTGCAGACGCAATGGTGATGCAAGTGATTACATATCCTTATACGGTTGTGAAAATTCATTCCAAAAAAGATATTATTATAAAGTAA
- the bshA gene encoding N-acetyl-alpha-D-glucosaminyl L-malate synthase BshA: protein MKIAIVCYPTFGGSGVVATELGLELARRGHEIHFITYSQPVRLALLNPNVHYHEVNVPEYPLFHYQPYELALSSKLVDMVKLYKIEVLHVHYAIPHAYAGYMAKQMLKNEGINLPMITTLHGTDITLVGNHPFYKPAVTFSINKSDYVTSVSQSLKDDTLKLFKIKNKIKVIPNFIELDKVIKEPGAPCHRYVMAKENERIITHISNFRKVKRIPDIIKIFYNIQKVMPAKLMMVGDGPEKEKAEVLCMELGIYDKVIFFGNSNEIDKILCMTDLFLLPSETESFGLAALEAMACGVPVISSNSGGLPEVNFDGISGYLSNVGDVEEMAANAIKILKDDEVLNQFKANALEVAKKFDIKNILPKYEALYQRAIDDYKSEKQQS, encoded by the coding sequence ATGAAAATAGCTATAGTTTGTTATCCGACATTTGGCGGTAGTGGCGTAGTTGCTACAGAATTGGGTCTTGAATTAGCCAGACGCGGACACGAAATCCATTTTATTACTTATAGTCAGCCGGTTAGGTTGGCACTTTTGAATCCTAATGTTCATTATCACGAAGTAAACGTTCCTGAATATCCTCTTTTCCATTATCAGCCTTATGAATTGGCTTTGTCAAGCAAATTGGTCGATATGGTTAAACTATATAAAATTGAAGTTCTTCATGTGCATTACGCTATTCCTCACGCATATGCGGGTTATATGGCGAAGCAAATGCTGAAAAATGAAGGGATTAATCTTCCGATGATTACAACGCTTCACGGAACGGATATTACTTTGGTAGGGAATCACCCGTTTTATAAACCTGCGGTGACTTTTAGTATCAATAAATCAGATTATGTGACTTCGGTTTCACAAAGTTTGAAAGATGATACTTTGAAGTTGTTTAAAATCAAGAATAAAATTAAGGTAATTCCGAATTTTATTGAATTGGATAAAGTCATTAAAGAGCCTGGAGCGCCTTGTCACCGTTATGTGATGGCAAAGGAAAATGAACGCATCATTACGCATATCAGTAACTTTAGAAAGGTAAAACGTATTCCGGATATTATTAAGATTTTCTATAATATTCAGAAAGTAATGCCGGCTAAATTAATGATGGTTGGTGATGGTCCTGAAAAAGAAAAAGCAGAGGTTTTGTGCATGGAATTAGGGATTTACGATAAGGTGATTTTCTTTGGAAACAGTAATGAAATCGACAAGATTTTGTGTATGACGGATTTGTTTTTACTTCCATCAGAAACAGAAAGTTTTGGTTTGGCAGCTTTAGAAGCTATGGCTTGTGGAGTTCCGGTAATTTCGAGTAATTCAGGAGGTTTGCCAGAGGTTAATTTCGATGGAATCTCAGGATATTTGAGCAATGTTGGAGATGTTGAAGAAATGGCTGCAAATGCAATTAAGATACTGAAAGATGACGAAGTTTTGAATCAGTTTAAAGCAAATGCTCTTGAAGTTGCAAAGAAATTTGATATTAAAAATATCCTGCCTAAATATGAGGCTTTATATCAAAGAGCAATTGACGATTATAAAAGTGAAAAGCAGCAATCTTAA
- a CDS encoding ABC transporter ATPase, with the protein MYIPFEDLPGESRIWIYQSNRKFSEEEFSEIETDLKAFVEGWAAHGTSLEASYLLKYNRFIILAVNQDVQAATGCSIDSSVEFIQSLEKKYNVDLLDKMNVTFKLGEHIAHKPLIDFKKMVKDKSVSENTIVFNNLVNNIEEFNESWEVPAADSWHSRFF; encoded by the coding sequence ATGTATATACCTTTTGAAGATTTACCCGGTGAATCCAGAATCTGGATTTATCAATCGAACAGAAAATTTTCTGAGGAAGAATTTTCTGAAATAGAAACTGACCTGAAAGCTTTTGTTGAAGGTTGGGCAGCACACGGAACAAGTCTTGAAGCTTCATATTTATTGAAATACAACCGATTCATTATTTTGGCTGTAAATCAGGATGTGCAAGCAGCAACTGGTTGTTCTATCGATAGTTCTGTGGAATTTATTCAGAGTTTAGAGAAAAAGTATAATGTTGATTTATTAGATAAAATGAACGTTACTTTTAAACTTGGAGAGCATATCGCGCATAAACCTTTAATTGATTTCAAGAAAATGGTTAAAGACAAATCTGTATCTGAGAATACGATTGTGTTTAATAATTTGGTAAACAATATCGAAGAATTTAATGAATCTTGGGAAGTTCCTGCTGCTGATAGTTGGCATAGCAGATTCTTCTAA
- a CDS encoding (Fe-S)-binding protein — MSESLVVPTMAEMLAQGTQPEVLFWVGCAGSFDDRAKKITKAFVRILNRTNVSFAVLGTEESCTGDPAKRAGNEFLFQMQAMMNIEVLNAYEAKKIVTACPHCFNTLKNEYPELGGQYEVIHHTEFLKSLIDDGRLTVEGGQFKGKKITFHDPCYLGRANKVYEAPRDLIQKLDVELVEMKRSKANGLCCGAGGAQMFKDAEPGNKEVNVLRTEDALEVKPDIIAAGCPFCNTMLTDGIKHQEKEGQVKVMDIAELIANAQDL; from the coding sequence ATGTCAGAAAGTTTAGTAGTGCCAACAATGGCTGAAATGCTAGCCCAAGGAACACAACCGGAAGTTTTATTTTGGGTTGGTTGTGCAGGGAGTTTTGATGATAGAGCAAAGAAAATTACAAAAGCATTTGTGCGAATTTTAAATCGTACCAATGTTTCATTTGCAGTTTTAGGTACAGAAGAGAGTTGTACCGGAGATCCTGCAAAACGTGCCGGAAATGAGTTTTTGTTTCAAATGCAAGCCATGATGAATATCGAGGTTTTGAATGCCTATGAAGCTAAAAAAATCGTAACCGCTTGTCCGCATTGTTTTAATACTTTAAAAAACGAATATCCTGAATTAGGAGGTCAATATGAAGTAATTCATCATACAGAGTTTTTAAAGTCATTAATTGATGACGGAAGATTAACAGTTGAAGGAGGACAATTTAAAGGAAAGAAAATCACTTTTCACGATCCTTGTTATTTAGGAAGAGCAAATAAAGTATACGAAGCACCAAGAGATTTGATTCAGAAATTAGACGTTGAATTAGTTGAAATGAAACGTTCTAAAGCAAATGGTTTATGTTGTGGAGCAGGTGGAGCGCAAATGTTTAAAGATGCTGAGCCGGGAAACAAAGAAGTAAACGTATTGCGTACTGAAGATGCCTTAGAAGTAAAGCCGGATATTATTGCTGCTGGTTGTCCGTTTTGTAATACAATGTTAACGGATGGTATTAAACATCAGGAAAAAGAAGGACAAGTTAAAGTAATGGATATTGCGGAATTGATTGCTAATGCACAGGATCTTTAG
- a CDS encoding (Fe-S)-binding protein, with amino-acid sequence MSYLDNILFAILLIVGFGFFASSVKKIIRNINLGVDVNRKDNSKARWKNMALIALGQSKMVRRPVAGILHIFVYVGFIIINIELVEIIIDGLFGTHRIFAPYLGVVYDVLIASFEILAFLVLVAVITFWIRRNVIRLKRFINPDLNGFPKSDANYILYFETVLMLLFLFMDASDLHLQNVPGGFSHFHRAGSFPISQFIAPIFNGMSNELVALLFEVFWWLHIAGILVFMNYLYFSKHLHILLAFPNTYFANLNPEGQFDNLESVTKEVKLMMDPNADPFAAAPVDENAAPSKFGASDVQDLNWVQLLNAYTCTECGRCTSSCPANQTGKKLSPRKIMMDTRDRLQEVGKNIDANKGVFVPDNKTLLNDYITPEELWACTSCNACVEECPVNISPLSIIMDMRRYLVMEQSAAPMSLNAMMTNIENNGAPWQYSQQDRLNWKNEN; translated from the coding sequence ATGAGTTATTTAGATAATATTTTGTTCGCTATACTTTTAATTGTAGGTTTCGGTTTTTTTGCATCGAGCGTAAAAAAAATCATCCGTAACATCAATTTAGGAGTAGATGTAAATCGAAAAGATAATTCTAAAGCACGTTGGAAAAACATGGCATTGATTGCTCTTGGGCAATCAAAAATGGTGAGACGCCCTGTAGCTGGAATACTTCATATTTTTGTATATGTAGGTTTTATAATTATTAATATCGAATTAGTCGAAATTATAATCGATGGATTATTTGGAACTCATAGAATTTTTGCTCCTTATTTAGGAGTGGTTTATGATGTTTTAATTGCTTCTTTCGAGATTTTAGCATTTTTAGTTCTCGTTGCCGTTATTACCTTCTGGATTAGAAGAAATGTGATAAGATTAAAACGTTTTATTAATCCTGATTTAAATGGTTTCCCTAAAAGTGACGCCAATTACATCTTGTATTTTGAAACTGTTTTAATGCTTCTGTTTTTGTTTATGGATGCTTCTGATTTGCATTTGCAAAATGTTCCCGGAGGATTTTCTCATTTTCACAGAGCAGGAAGTTTTCCGATAAGTCAGTTTATTGCGCCAATTTTCAACGGAATGTCAAACGAATTAGTTGCATTGTTGTTTGAAGTATTTTGGTGGTTGCATATCGCAGGTATCTTAGTTTTTATGAATTATTTGTACTTCTCAAAACACTTACATATTCTTTTGGCATTCCCGAATACTTATTTTGCAAACTTAAATCCTGAAGGACAGTTTGATAATTTAGAGTCAGTAACTAAAGAAGTTAAGTTAATGATGGATCCAAATGCTGATCCGTTTGCTGCTGCTCCGGTGGATGAAAATGCAGCTCCAAGTAAATTTGGAGCAAGTGATGTTCAGGATTTAAACTGGGTACAACTATTAAACGCTTACACTTGTACAGAATGTGGTCGTTGTACATCATCATGTCCTGCTAATCAAACTGGTAAAAAATTGTCTCCTCGTAAAATTATGATGGATACAAGAGATCGTTTGCAGGAAGTAGGAAAAAATATTGATGCAAACAAAGGTGTTTTTGTTCCGGATAATAAAACATTATTAAACGATTATATAACTCCTGAAGAGTTATGGGCATGTACTTCATGTAATGCTTGCGTAGAAGAATGTCCTGTAAATATCAGTCCGTTGTCTATTATTATGGATATGCGTCGTTATCTTGTTATGGAACAAAGTGCTGCTCCAATGTCATTGAATGCAATGATGACAAACATTGAGAACAATGGAGCGCCATGGCAATACAGTCAACAAGATAGATTGAACTGGAAAAACGAAAATTAA